The Xylanibacillus composti genome window below encodes:
- a CDS encoding aldo/keto reductase — protein sequence MNHIQDRVTLNNGVTMPWVGLGVWKVEDGNEVISSVKAALKAGYRHIDTAAAYQNEEGVGQAIKESGIPREELFITTKLWNKNQGYESTLQAFEESRKKLGIEVIDLYLIHWPVKGKYVDTWKAMVKLYKEGLIRAIGLSNFQIHHIKDILDAADVVPAVNQIECHPMLTQKPLLQFCREHNIQPEAWSPLMQGNLDLPLLDELAGKYNKTKAQIVLRWDLQHEIVTIPKSVKEHRIIENADIFDFQLSAEDMDRLDALNQNKRFGPDPDNFNF from the coding sequence ATGAACCACATTCAAGATCGTGTAACCCTGAATAACGGTGTTACCATGCCATGGGTAGGATTGGGAGTATGGAAGGTCGAAGACGGCAATGAAGTCATTTCGTCTGTCAAGGCTGCACTGAAAGCCGGGTATAGACATATCGATACTGCAGCAGCTTATCAGAACGAGGAAGGCGTCGGCCAAGCTATTAAGGAAAGCGGTATTCCCCGCGAAGAGCTGTTCATCACAACGAAGCTTTGGAACAAGAACCAAGGGTATGAATCCACGCTGCAAGCTTTTGAAGAAAGTCGGAAGAAGCTTGGAATCGAAGTGATTGATTTGTATTTGATTCATTGGCCAGTTAAAGGCAAGTACGTGGATACGTGGAAGGCCATGGTCAAGCTCTACAAGGAAGGGCTGATTCGCGCAATCGGCTTAAGCAATTTCCAAATTCACCATATCAAGGATATTCTTGATGCTGCCGATGTTGTGCCAGCTGTCAATCAGATTGAATGCCATCCGATGCTCACGCAAAAACCGTTGCTGCAATTTTGCCGGGAACACAATATTCAACCGGAAGCTTGGAGTCCATTAATGCAGGGGAATTTGGATCTTCCGTTGCTGGACGAGCTTGCAGGGAAGTACAACAAGACGAAAGCGCAAATCGTTCTGCGCTGGGATTTGCAGCATGAAATTGTTACCATTCCCAAATCCGTGAAAGAACATCGTATTATAGAAAATGCAGATATTTTTGATTTCCAGCTCTCGGCTGAAGATATGGATCGGCTGGATGCGTTGAATCAGAATAAGCGTTTTGGCCCGGATCCAGATAACTTCAACTTCTAA